A region of Mixophyes fleayi isolate aMixFle1 unplaced genomic scaffold, aMixFle1.hap1 Scaffold_42, whole genome shotgun sequence DNA encodes the following proteins:
- the LOC142134201 gene encoding uncharacterized protein LOC142134201 — MSRERRDSSSSSTQGTQEEIVSSGEEWRDRPEERQEERRRQQFVSSVQASTSTQQQHLTESGSDDEEGPSVTRSRRFTLEENEVLVAGVLQHYETLKGAQSLKASFKHKQKIWSQIASAVSAVGVRVRSVAVCMKRFRDCKRTTKAKMAAVARHSRGTGGGKPLRLKFKPWEKKMRQILSDDLVEGVEGTVDTLDPSTFQPREQDAAQRRRHESEAVPRKRKSKSGDLGYSQGHKGQRSVEGEGVTLLMPRQVAVEVATTASNQEKESRLTKSTHPAQTVEPNKKAHKRRRVTEVHVSEPVADVQRDLAS, encoded by the exons ATGTCTAGGGAGCGTAgggattcttcttcttcttctacacaGGGAACCCAAGAAGAAATTGTCAGCAGTGGCGAGGAATGGAGAGACCGTCCTGAGGAGCGCCAAGAAGAAAGAAGGCGGCAGCAGTTTGTGAGCAGCGTGCAAGCCAGCACAAGCACCCAGCAGCAACATCTTACAGAGAGTGGATCTGATGATGAAGAAGGACCATCTGTAACACGATCCAGGCGCTTCACACTTGAGGAGAATGAAGTCCTTGTTGCTGGGGTACTGCAACATTACGAGACACTGAAGGGTGCCCAATCGCTGAAGGCGTCCTTCAAGCATAAGCAGAAGATTTGGTCCCAGATTGCCTCTGCTGTGTCCGCAGTAGGTGTTCGAGTACGATCAGTTGCGGTTTGCATGAAACGCTTTCGGGACTGCAAGCGCACCACGAAGGCAAAGATGGCAGCCGTTGCCCGTCATTCTAGGGGAACCGGTGGTGGCAAGCCACTGCGCCTAAAATTTAAGCCTTGGGAGAAGAAGATGCGGCAAATTCTCAGTGatgatcttgtggaaggagtggaagggacagtggacacccttGATCCATCCACCTTCCAGCCACGAG aacaagatgcAGCACAAAGGAGAAGACATGAAAGTGaagcagtaccccggaagagaaaatccaaatcaggag atttgggtTATTCTCAAGGACACAAGGGCCAGAGGAGTGTCGAAGGAGAAG gtgTGACATTGCTTATGCCAAGACAAGTCGCAGTGGAAGTAGCGACAACGGCTTCCAATCAAG AAAAAGAAAGCCGTTTAACCAAGTCTACTCATCCTGCCCAAACTGTTGAACCAAATAAAAAAG CTCACAAGAGAAGAAGAGTGACTGAGGTACATGTCTCGGAACCTGTTGCTGATGTACAGCGAG